Proteins found in one Thermoanaerobaculia bacterium genomic segment:
- a CDS encoding radical SAM protein has protein sequence MSRDRHGLRLRTLKFNLELTSRCNFRCGMCPMDDIQRPYEDAPWWMVEKVASEMRELGLSMRYLHELGEPLLYKRLCEAIDLFPGVCVSTNASLLTEEKGREILGSSLSRIILSLDTLLPEVYAVSRKGGK, from the coding sequence ATGAGCCGGGATCGGCATGGTCTGCGGCTGCGCACGCTGAAGTTCAACCTCGAGCTGACGAGCCGCTGCAACTTCCGCTGCGGCATGTGTCCGATGGACGACATCCAGCGTCCCTACGAGGACGCGCCGTGGTGGATGGTCGAGAAGGTCGCCTCCGAGATGCGCGAGCTGGGCCTCTCGATGCGCTATCTCCACGAGCTCGGCGAGCCGCTTCTCTACAAGCGGCTCTGCGAGGCGATCGACCTCTTCCCGGGCGTCTGCGTCTCGACCAACGCCTCGCTCCTGACGGAGGAAAAGGGGCGCGAGATCCTGGGAAGCTCGCTGTCGCGGATCATCCTGTCGCTCGACACTCTCCTTCCGGAGGTCTACGCGGTCTCGCGCAAGGGGGGGAAGTT